A window of Mucilaginibacter sp. PAMC 26640 contains these coding sequences:
- a CDS encoding alkaline phosphatase has product MEDFWEYLRTLTDAQSIISSGGFYLLLIVVFAETGLFFGFFLPGDYLLFLAGILSAAGIIQVPIYVLVLSLIGAGVLGNFAGYWFGYRTGPVLFNRNDSLFFKKRYIAVAEQFYAKYGGMALILGRFFPIVRTFAPIFAGVVKVDIKKFTLYNIIGSVAWVTTLTLAGYFLGRRFPQLKDYMQYIILGLIIITTVPLIATFVRNKFTKTDDQ; this is encoded by the coding sequence ATGGAAGATTTTTGGGAATACCTGCGAACATTAACCGACGCACAATCCATTATAAGCAGTGGCGGGTTCTACCTATTGCTTATCGTGGTTTTTGCTGAGACCGGCTTATTTTTTGGTTTCTTTCTGCCAGGCGATTATTTGTTGTTCCTGGCAGGGATACTCAGCGCGGCCGGGATTATACAAGTTCCAATTTATGTTTTGGTGCTTTCATTAATCGGGGCAGGTGTTTTGGGCAATTTTGCAGGGTACTGGTTTGGGTACCGAACAGGGCCCGTTCTATTCAACAGAAACGATTCTTTGTTTTTTAAAAAGCGCTATATTGCAGTAGCTGAACAGTTTTACGCAAAATATGGCGGAATGGCCCTCATTTTAGGCAGATTTTTCCCTATTGTTAGAACTTTTGCTCCTATATTTGCAGGAGTTGTTAAGGTTGACATAAAAAAGTTCACCCTATATAACATAATTGGCAGTGTTGCGTGGGTTACCACACTAACTCTGGCCGGATATTTCTTAGGCAGGCGGTTTCCGCAGCTTAAAGATTATATGCAATACATCATACTTGGACTAATAATAATAACAACTGTGCCGCTTATTGCAACATTTGTAAGGAATAAATTTACGAAAACGGACGACCAATAA
- a CDS encoding inorganic pyrophosphatase has product MSTQHPWHQVSPGENVPEIVNAIIEIPKGSKAKYEIDKDSGLLKLDRVLFSSVMYPANYGFIPQTYCDDKDPLDILVLCSIDVYPMSIIEAKVVGVMHMVDNGEQDDKIIAVAKNDMSVNYINDLNELPPHAMTEIVRFFKDYKKLEGKNVTIEHLLGLRYAHKVIQESMELYKSTFPVYQS; this is encoded by the coding sequence ATGAGTACTCAACATCCTTGGCACCAGGTTTCACCGGGCGAAAATGTTCCTGAAATAGTGAATGCTATAATTGAGATCCCTAAAGGATCTAAAGCAAAATATGAGATAGATAAAGACTCTGGTCTTTTAAAGCTGGATCGTGTTTTGTTTTCTTCTGTAATGTATCCTGCCAACTATGGCTTTATTCCTCAAACTTATTGCGACGACAAAGATCCGCTTGATATCCTTGTATTATGTTCTATCGACGTTTACCCGATGAGCATCATCGAAGCAAAAGTTGTTGGTGTAATGCATATGGTGGATAACGGAGAGCAGGACGACAAGATCATCGCGGTTGCGAAAAATGATATGTCAGTAAACTACATTAACGATTTGAACGAGTTGCCGCCACATGCGATGACGGAAATTGTGCGCTTTTTCAAAGATTATAAAAAATTGGAAGGCAAGAACGTAACAATTGAACATTTGCTGGGTTTACGTTACGCACACAAAGTAATACAAGAAAGCATGGAACTTTATAAGTCCACTTTCCCTGTTTACCAATCATAA
- a CDS encoding hemolysin, with product MDPAHYEINIFYIFLTIFLVLLNGFFVAAEFAMVRVRGSQIELKAKSGSGVAKIARGILHNLDGYLAATQLGITIASLGLGVVGEEVVTNIVLTGFLKLGITLSPGFITASHVVAFSAITILHIVFGELAPKSLAIQKSVRTTLAVSLPLRFFFVVFRPFIWLLNGFANFILKLLGIQTLEGGEAHHSSEELQYLLDQGKETGALDSNEHELIQNVFDFNERVVKNIMVPRTKISGIEIDTPTEELLEILITEGYSRMPVYDEVIDKIIGIVHAKDILPLLARGEEIVLKNIIRKPYFIPETKKINDLMAELQQKRIQIAIVSDEFGGTAGMVTLEDIVEELVGEIQDEFDEEKPIVEKVNEREFIVNALAPIYDVNEHLPHDLPEDGDFDTVSGWLGHIFGKIPDVGEQKESNGYNITVLKKSDQNIESVKLELLINEEDAVDLH from the coding sequence ATGGACCCCGCGCATTACGAAATAAATATTTTCTACATTTTCCTGACCATATTTTTGGTTTTGCTCAACGGTTTTTTCGTTGCTGCGGAGTTTGCAATGGTGCGGGTACGTGGTTCTCAAATAGAACTAAAAGCAAAAAGCGGCAGCGGCGTTGCTAAAATTGCCCGCGGCATTTTACACAATTTGGATGGATACCTGGCTGCAACGCAGCTAGGTATTACCATTGCCTCGCTTGGCCTTGGTGTGGTTGGTGAAGAAGTAGTAACCAACATTGTCCTGACCGGTTTTTTAAAACTGGGCATAACGCTATCCCCTGGTTTTATCACGGCCAGCCACGTAGTGGCTTTCTCGGCCATCACCATATTGCACATCGTATTTGGTGAACTTGCTCCAAAATCATTAGCTATTCAGAAATCAGTACGTACAACGCTCGCGGTGTCATTACCGTTGCGATTTTTCTTTGTGGTGTTCCGTCCCTTTATTTGGTTGCTTAATGGCTTTGCTAATTTTATTTTAAAGTTACTCGGGATTCAAACCCTGGAAGGTGGCGAAGCGCATCACAGCTCTGAAGAATTGCAATACCTTTTAGATCAGGGTAAAGAGACCGGTGCGTTGGATTCAAACGAGCATGAGCTGATCCAGAATGTGTTTGATTTTAACGAGCGGGTAGTGAAGAATATCATGGTTCCGCGAACCAAAATTTCGGGTATTGAAATTGATACGCCAACAGAGGAGTTGCTGGAAATACTGATTACGGAAGGATATTCGCGCATGCCCGTTTACGATGAAGTGATTGATAAGATTATTGGTATTGTGCATGCCAAAGATATTTTGCCTTTGTTAGCACGTGGCGAAGAGATTGTGCTGAAGAATATTATTCGCAAACCATACTTTATCCCCGAAACTAAAAAGATAAACGATCTGATGGCTGAATTGCAGCAGAAACGCATCCAGATAGCCATTGTATCTGATGAGTTTGGCGGCACTGCCGGTATGGTAACTCTGGAAGATATTGTTGAAGAATTGGTAGGTGAGATTCAGGATGAGTTTGATGAGGAAAAACCGATTGTAGAAAAGGTGAACGAACGCGAGTTCATAGTGAACGCCCTGGCACCAATTTACGATGTAAATGAACACCTGCCCCACGACTTACCAGAGGATGGTGACTTTGATACGGTATCCGGGTGGTTGGGGCATATCTTCGGTAAAATTCCTGACGTTGGCGAGCAAAAAGAATCTAATGGGTATAATATTACCGTGCTTAAAAAATCTGACCAAAACATTGAATCAGTTAAGCTGGAGTTACTGATCAACGAGGAAGACGCAGTAGACCTGCACTGA
- a CDS encoding 16S rRNA (uracil(1498)-N(3))-methyltransferase yields the protein MHLFYTPGIDPTLSQYFLSEEESKHAVRVLRMVNGEPVTLIDGMGGLYSAEIKDAHPKRTILQINSVETDFNKRNHYLHIAIAPTKNIERIEWFLEKATEIGIDEVSLIICQRSERKDAKVERLNKIITSAIKQSLKAYHPILNEALSFSQFLKKDFDGQKFIAHCEEGVKTGLAQTLNKQSRYLILIGPEGDFSPQEIELALQNGYKPITLGNSRLRTETAALEACFEANFLNRI from the coding sequence ATGCATTTGTTTTACACGCCCGGCATTGACCCTACATTATCCCAATACTTTTTAAGCGAGGAAGAAAGTAAACATGCTGTGCGCGTTTTGCGTATGGTTAATGGCGAACCCGTTACCTTGATTGACGGTATGGGAGGCTTGTACAGTGCTGAGATAAAAGATGCGCACCCCAAGCGCACTATCCTGCAGATAAATTCAGTAGAAACTGATTTCAATAAGCGCAATCATTACTTGCATATCGCAATCGCTCCAACAAAAAATATTGAACGTATAGAATGGTTCCTGGAGAAGGCTACCGAAATAGGCATAGATGAGGTCTCGCTGATCATCTGCCAGCGATCTGAACGAAAGGACGCTAAGGTTGAGCGTTTGAACAAGATCATTACCTCAGCTATTAAGCAATCCCTTAAAGCATACCATCCAATACTAAACGAAGCCTTATCTTTCAGTCAGTTTCTTAAAAAAGATTTTGACGGGCAAAAATTTATAGCGCATTGCGAAGAAGGTGTTAAAACCGGCCTTGCGCAAACTTTAAACAAACAAAGCCGCTATTTAATATTGATTGGGCCCGAAGGTGATTTTAGTCCGCAGGAAATAGAATTGGCTTTGCAGAATGGGTATAAACCCATAACTTTAGGTAACAGCCGCTTGCGTACCGAAACGGCAGCACTGGAAGCCTGTTTTGAAGCTAACTTTTTAAACCGGATATGA
- a CDS encoding acetyl-CoA carboxylase biotin carboxyl carrier protein subunit, with product MYKLKVNNKHSFEVEMQNRELQVDGLTIDADVKKINVNSYHVINNDTSYSAEIVSFNKANKTAEIKVNNNIYSVTAKDQFDVLLDKMGLSSLNTVKISDIKAPMPGLVLKMLVEVGSEVKKGDNLFVLEAMKMENIIKSPADVIVKAIKTKPGDKVEKGQILMIF from the coding sequence ATGTACAAATTAAAAGTTAACAACAAGCACAGTTTTGAAGTTGAAATGCAAAACAGGGAATTGCAGGTTGATGGCCTTACAATTGATGCTGATGTAAAAAAGATTAATGTCAATTCATATCATGTCATTAACAACGATACGTCGTATAGTGCTGAAATTGTGAGCTTTAACAAGGCAAATAAAACAGCTGAAATTAAAGTCAACAATAATATATACTCGGTGACTGCAAAAGACCAGTTTGACGTGCTGTTGGATAAAATGGGCTTGAGTAGCTTAAATACCGTAAAAATAAGTGATATCAAAGCGCCTATGCCCGGGTTGGTGTTAAAGATGTTGGTTGAAGTTGGGTCGGAAGTAAAGAAGGGCGATAACCTGTTTGTACTTGAAGCGATGAAAATGGAAAACATTATAAAATCGCCGGCAGATGTAATTGTTAAGGCAATTAAGACAAAGCCCGGTGATAAAGTGGAAAAAGGCCAAATATTGATGATATTTTAA
- a CDS encoding SusC/RagA family TonB-linked outer membrane protein — protein MKKILLSFLLLFACFTLAFSQSNVITGTVTDQKDGSALPGVTVSVKGSPAIGTQTNINGKYSLSVPAGAVLVFKFIGYKELALSANGGVVNASLVTDSKQLNEVVVVGYGTQKRQDITGSIASISAKEIENTPVTSLEQAIQGKSAGVFIQSDNGKLGQGISIKIRGASSVSAGTQPLYILDGIPITTDNQSSSGAPTNPIADINFNDVESIQILKDASASAIYGARASNGVVVITTKKGKAGAVKINFNSQFGNSKPSRHRQFLNSTQFVQLEQRAGVGAATQDFNQGFYDTIDNAVADYKSFVDGTLTTLSAGTDDWQTGKINTNWENLAYQNAPQQQYDLNVSGGNDKTTYYIGGQYLNQDGILFGNSFKRYSGRLNLDSKIDKNLTIGMNLSFGNTINNRVSNDNAFSTPLQIVALSPITPSIDPRSGLISGSLPGEAEDFPLYYNPLLSRDNAFYKATVFRTIGNVYANWDIFKGFTFRSEFGMDQLNQAEDSYYGRLTFRNTGTNAGFGENTTTQVLNFNTNNYFSYKTVFGSSTLDATLGTSYQNSRTVGNDIQGQTFPSDAYKKLNAAAVKTAGTSFDNGFRFLSYFLRANYAFKGKYLLSGSARIDGSSRFGPNNRYGFFPSGSAGWILSQEDFLKDSKFVSNLKLRVSYGLTGNAQIGNYSSLGLFAPANYNGAAGQRFTQILNPDLKWENTAQFDIGTDFGFFNNRLSGSFDYYRKNTRDLLLDVNLPGTLGIAIQTQNLGKLYNTGLELELSGDILVGKFKWTSSINAAYNKNVVTFINNQVLGTNDLNRVIEGQPIGVFYGREYAGVDPANGDALYYVNTKDASGNLDRTKTNDYNSAQNVVLGNPTPKYTGGWTNTFSYGGVDLSVTMQGVQGNKIYNSGGQYMSAAASNGFDNQTVDQLNYWNKPGDITDVPEPRLFYGNGVNPSSRFLSNGSYIRMKTVALGYTLPKSVVNKVKLQRVRVFMNAYNLFLITKYKGWDPEVNSDYQSGNINLGVDFYSAPQPRTITFGFNIGL, from the coding sequence ATGAAGAAAATTCTACTCTCATTCCTGCTGTTATTTGCTTGTTTTACCTTGGCTTTCAGTCAAAGTAATGTTATTACAGGTACAGTAACAGATCAGAAGGATGGATCAGCGTTACCGGGGGTAACCGTATCCGTTAAAGGATCACCAGCCATTGGCACCCAAACTAATATTAATGGTAAATACAGTTTGTCTGTACCTGCAGGGGCGGTGCTCGTGTTTAAATTTATCGGCTACAAGGAGCTGGCATTAAGTGCAAATGGCGGCGTAGTAAACGCCAGTTTAGTAACCGATTCGAAGCAGCTAAATGAAGTTGTAGTAGTGGGTTATGGAACACAAAAGCGGCAGGATATTACGGGCTCTATCGCTTCTATCTCTGCAAAGGAAATTGAAAATACCCCGGTTACCTCGCTGGAGCAAGCTATCCAGGGAAAATCTGCAGGGGTTTTTATTCAATCTGATAACGGTAAACTTGGTCAGGGTATTTCCATAAAGATCCGCGGCGCCTCATCAGTTTCTGCAGGTACGCAGCCATTGTATATATTAGATGGTATTCCTATCACAACTGATAACCAGTCTTCCTCCGGCGCTCCAACCAATCCTATTGCCGATATCAACTTTAACGATGTAGAATCTATCCAGATCCTAAAGGATGCATCAGCGTCTGCCATCTATGGTGCCCGTGCATCTAATGGCGTTGTGGTAATCACTACCAAAAAAGGTAAAGCCGGCGCGGTTAAAATCAACTTCAATTCTCAGTTTGGTAATAGTAAACCTTCACGTCACCGCCAGTTTTTAAATTCAACACAATTTGTTCAGTTGGAACAACGTGCGGGTGTTGGTGCCGCAACCCAGGATTTTAACCAGGGCTTTTACGACACCATAGATAATGCGGTAGCGGATTATAAATCCTTTGTTGACGGAACCCTTACCACTTTATCAGCCGGAACAGATGATTGGCAAACCGGTAAGATCAATACTAACTGGGAGAATCTTGCTTACCAAAATGCTCCTCAACAGCAATATGATCTAAACGTATCTGGCGGTAATGATAAAACTACCTATTATATAGGCGGGCAATACCTGAATCAGGATGGTATCTTATTTGGTAATAGCTTTAAACGGTACTCCGGTCGTTTAAATCTGGATAGTAAAATTGATAAGAATCTTACCATTGGTATGAACTTGAGCTTTGGTAACACCATTAATAATCGTGTTTCTAATGATAACGCTTTCAGCACGCCCTTGCAGATTGTTGCGCTTTCGCCAATAACACCATCTATCGATCCGCGTTCCGGATTAATCAGCGGTAGTTTGCCGGGCGAGGCAGAGGATTTCCCTCTATATTACAATCCTTTACTCAGCAGGGATAATGCTTTTTATAAGGCCACAGTGTTCCGTACAATTGGTAACGTATATGCCAACTGGGATATCTTCAAGGGTTTTACTTTCCGGTCTGAATTCGGTATGGATCAGTTGAACCAGGCCGAAGACAGCTACTACGGTCGTCTTACTTTCAGAAACACTGGTACTAATGCGGGTTTTGGAGAAAATACGACCACCCAGGTATTAAATTTTAACACCAATAACTACTTTTCGTACAAAACCGTTTTCGGAAGCAGTACATTGGATGCTACCTTAGGTACCAGCTATCAAAACTCACGTACAGTGGGTAACGATATCCAAGGGCAAACCTTTCCGTCTGATGCTTACAAAAAATTAAATGCAGCAGCCGTAAAAACAGCGGGTACTTCATTTGATAATGGTTTCCGTTTCCTATCTTACTTTTTAAGAGCCAATTATGCATTTAAAGGCAAATACCTTTTATCGGGTAGTGCCAGGATAGACGGATCATCCCGTTTTGGACCTAACAACCGTTATGGTTTCTTTCCGTCTGGATCTGCAGGCTGGATCTTATCTCAGGAGGATTTCCTGAAAGACAGTAAATTTGTAAGTAATTTGAAATTAAGAGTTAGTTACGGTTTAACAGGTAATGCGCAAATTGGCAATTACTCGTCATTAGGCTTATTTGCCCCGGCTAATTATAATGGTGCAGCCGGCCAAAGATTTACCCAGATTTTAAACCCGGATTTAAAATGGGAAAACACTGCTCAATTTGATATCGGTACTGACTTTGGCTTTTTCAACAACAGATTATCAGGTAGTTTTGACTATTACAGAAAAAATACCCGCGATCTTTTGCTTGACGTAAACTTGCCAGGTACTTTAGGTATAGCCATACAAACTCAAAACCTTGGCAAACTATACAATACTGGGTTGGAACTTGAGCTATCAGGCGATATACTGGTTGGTAAATTTAAGTGGACGTCCAGCATCAATGCTGCCTACAACAAGAACGTTGTAACGTTTATAAACAACCAGGTATTGGGCACCAATGATTTGAACCGCGTGATTGAAGGACAGCCTATCGGTGTGTTTTATGGCCGTGAGTATGCCGGTGTTGACCCTGCAAATGGAGATGCACTTTATTATGTAAATACCAAAGATGCAAGCGGAAATCTGGACAGGACAAAAACTAACGATTATAATTCAGCGCAAAACGTAGTATTAGGTAACCCAACACCTAAATATACAGGCGGCTGGACAAACACCTTTTCTTATGGTGGTGTAGACCTGTCGGTTACTATGCAAGGTGTACAAGGCAACAAGATCTATAACAGCGGTGGCCAGTACATGTCTGCAGCGGCCAGCAATGGCTTTGATAACCAAACCGTAGATCAGCTTAATTATTGGAATAAGCCTGGCGACATTACCGACGTGCCGGAACCACGTTTATTTTACGGAAATGGCGTTAATCCATCAAGCAGGTTCCTTTCAAATGGTTCTTATATCCGTATGAAGACAGTTGCGCTGGGTTATACGCTGCCAAAATCAGTGGTTAATAAGGTGAAACTTCAACGTGTAAGAGTATTTATGAATGCATATAACCTGTTTTTGATAACCAAATACAAAGGATGGGATCCGGAAGTAAATTCCGATTACCAGTCGGGCAATATCAATTTGGGTGTTGATTTCTACTCAGCACCTCAGCCACGTACAATCACTTTTGGTTTTAACATAGGCTTATAA
- a CDS encoding DNA mismatch repair protein MutT, with translation MTEFKWKTLSSRYVHKGPWATLRVDKCEMPNGVIVDEYFVLEYPDWANAVGLTEDNKIVMVRQYRHAAGMVSLEIPGGVIEAGEKPEEGVMRELMEETGYQFQSLELVSTVYANPSTAGNKTYCYLARGGKKVGKQNLDEHEQIEVIEYTIAEVKQLLADNKIAQSLHCTGLFYALMAIGELK, from the coding sequence ATGACTGAATTTAAGTGGAAAACCCTTTCCAGCAGATATGTACACAAAGGCCCCTGGGCCACGCTGAGGGTTGATAAATGCGAGATGCCCAACGGCGTTATTGTCGACGAATATTTCGTACTAGAGTACCCCGATTGGGCAAATGCCGTTGGCCTTACCGAGGATAATAAAATTGTGATGGTGCGCCAGTATCGCCACGCTGCGGGAATGGTTTCTTTAGAGATTCCGGGAGGCGTAATTGAAGCGGGTGAAAAACCTGAAGAAGGCGTTATGCGCGAATTGATGGAAGAAACCGGTTATCAGTTCCAAAGCCTGGAATTGGTAAGTACTGTTTACGCTAACCCATCAACCGCAGGTAATAAAACCTATTGCTACCTGGCCAGGGGCGGCAAAAAAGTGGGCAAACAAAATCTGGATGAGCATGAGCAGATAGAGGTAATAGAATATACCATTGCAGAGGTAAAACAACTACTAGCAGATAACAAGATAGCCCAATCTTTGCATTGCACGGGGTTATTTTATGCGCTAATGGCTATTGGTGAATTAAAGTAG
- a CDS encoding methanol dehydrogenase: MFKKIILFIGLVLCINAVFGQDYPARPTNSPVADFTGTLSDAQKQQLDTKLKAFEDSTSNQIAVVLVRTIGDYEIISYGNGLIRKWGIGTKDKNNGVLVLVALDDRKMSVQTGYGLEGALPDIVTQEIIQNDMKPRFREGDYYGGLDAATTDIIKYTKGEYKAQKKATNKGDGKGGGSIGFVVIIVIIVLILIFRNRGGGGGKRVIGGRGGANPFWWLLAGNLLGGGGRSSGSDWGGFSGGGGGGGSSWGGFGGGSSGGGGSSGSW, encoded by the coding sequence ATGTTTAAGAAAATAATATTATTTATCGGCCTGGTGCTTTGCATCAACGCTGTGTTTGGGCAGGACTATCCTGCAAGACCAACCAATAGCCCAGTGGCAGATTTCACCGGCACACTTTCGGATGCTCAAAAACAACAGCTGGATACAAAATTAAAGGCTTTTGAAGATTCTACCTCCAATCAAATAGCGGTGGTGCTGGTCAGAACGATAGGCGACTATGAGATCATATCGTACGGTAATGGGCTTATCCGTAAATGGGGAATAGGTACTAAAGACAAAAACAATGGTGTATTGGTATTGGTGGCGCTGGATGATCGCAAGATGTCGGTACAAACCGGCTATGGGCTGGAAGGTGCATTACCAGACATTGTTACCCAGGAGATCATTCAAAATGACATGAAGCCCCGCTTTCGCGAGGGGGACTATTATGGTGGCTTAGATGCGGCTACTACGGATATCATCAAGTATACCAAAGGTGAGTACAAAGCGCAAAAAAAAGCGACCAATAAAGGTGATGGCAAAGGCGGCGGCAGTATCGGGTTTGTAGTTATAATAGTTATCATCGTGCTCATACTTATCTTCCGTAACCGTGGTGGTGGCGGCGGCAAGCGTGTAATTGGCGGCCGCGGTGGCGCCAATCCCTTTTGGTGGCTATTGGCCGGTAATCTACTGGGCGGCGGCGGCAGAAGCAGCGGCAGCGACTGGGGAGGATTCTCTGGCGGCGGAGGTGGCGGCGGTAGCAGCTGGGGAGGTTTTGGCGGAGGTAGCAGTGGTGGCGGCGGTAGCAGCGGTAGCTGGTAG
- a CDS encoding LemA family protein: MKKVFFAIAIMVGAMSLSSCSYNGMVTADENVKGKWGEVQTQYQRRSDLIPNLVATVKGEANFEKGTLTEVTEARAKATSVQVDASKLTPESIQKYQEAQGQLSTALGRLLSVTENYPTLRANDAFRGLQVQLEGTENRIGIARKDFNESVQAYNSKIRSFPANITAKMFGFAEKGYFSAEPGSDKAPTVKF; the protein is encoded by the coding sequence ATGAAAAAAGTATTCTTCGCAATAGCAATAATGGTTGGGGCCATGTCTTTAAGCTCCTGCAGTTATAACGGTATGGTTACAGCCGATGAAAATGTAAAAGGTAAATGGGGCGAAGTACAAACACAATATCAGCGCCGGAGCGACCTGATCCCTAATTTGGTTGCAACTGTTAAGGGCGAAGCTAATTTTGAAAAAGGTACATTAACCGAAGTTACCGAGGCCCGAGCCAAAGCAACGTCTGTACAGGTTGATGCCAGCAAACTTACGCCGGAAAGCATTCAGAAATACCAGGAAGCACAAGGTCAATTGAGTACCGCTTTGGGCCGCCTGCTTTCCGTTACCGAAAACTACCCTACCCTTAGGGCTAACGATGCATTCAGAGGATTGCAAGTACAGTTGGAGGGCACAGAAAACCGCATCGGCATCGCCCGTAAAGATTTTAACGAATCGGTACAGGCTTACAACAGCAAGATCCGTTCATTCCCGGCCAATATCACTGCCAAAATGTTCGGCTTTGCAGAGAAAGGCTATTTTAGCGCAGAGCCTGGTTCTGATAAAGCGCCAACCGTTAAGTTTTAA